In a genomic window of Microterricola viridarii:
- a CDS encoding TIGR01777 family oxidoreductase, which yields MSDRFIPSGHVPRTRRQKESQLRVLVSGASGLIGTELTRQLEATGHTVLRLVRRRPEAENEVNWAPTARILDFTLMNSVDAVVNLSGASLARLPWTAAYRKEILSSRIETTHALTDAMRMASSPPPVFLSASAVGIYGDRPGERLTEDAQRGTGFLADVVDAWERAAHLAPEKTRVVTFRSGIVLGHGGALSRLETLTKLGLGGPMGSGGQHWPWISLYDEAAAIRHLLTSQLSGPVNLVGPTPATADRISKAIASELHRPYRFAVPEKLVSLTMREAGDQLLLASAKVVPERLLADGFTFRNETAESAIADMLGR from the coding sequence GTGAGCGACCGCTTCATCCCGAGCGGCCACGTCCCCCGCACGCGCCGCCAGAAGGAGTCGCAGCTGCGGGTGCTGGTCTCCGGCGCGTCCGGTCTCATCGGCACCGAGCTCACGCGCCAGCTGGAGGCGACGGGGCACACGGTGCTGCGCCTCGTCCGCCGCCGGCCGGAGGCCGAGAACGAGGTGAACTGGGCGCCGACCGCGCGCATCCTCGACTTCACCCTGATGAACAGCGTGGATGCCGTCGTCAACCTGTCCGGCGCCTCGCTGGCCCGGCTGCCGTGGACGGCGGCCTACCGCAAGGAGATCCTGTCGTCCCGGATCGAGACGACGCACGCATTGACGGATGCCATGCGCATGGCGTCCTCGCCGCCGCCCGTGTTCCTCAGCGCCTCGGCCGTCGGCATCTACGGTGACCGGCCGGGCGAGCGCCTCACCGAGGATGCGCAGCGCGGCACCGGGTTCCTCGCCGACGTCGTCGACGCCTGGGAGCGGGCGGCGCACCTCGCCCCGGAGAAGACGCGCGTCGTCACGTTCCGCAGCGGCATCGTGCTCGGCCACGGCGGCGCGCTCAGCCGCCTCGAGACGCTGACCAAGCTCGGCCTCGGCGGACCGATGGGCAGCGGCGGCCAGCACTGGCCGTGGATCAGCCTGTACGACGAGGCGGCCGCCATCCGCCACCTGCTCACCTCGCAGCTGAGCGGTCCGGTCAACCTGGTCGGGCCGACCCCGGCCACGGCCGACCGCATCAGCAAGGCCATCGCGAGCGAGCTGCACCGGCCCTACCGCTTCGCCGTGCCGGAGAAGCTCGTCTCGCTGACCATGCGCGAGGCCGGCGACCAGCTGCTGCTGGCCAGCGCCAAGGTGGTGCCAGAGCGGCTCCTCGCCGACGGCTTCACCTTCCGCAACGAGACCGCGGAGTCCGCGATCGCCGACATGCTCGGCCGCTAG
- a CDS encoding tetratricopeptide repeat protein: MKGRTAALLMAALLALYIVLIGWRAVQFVMTGEPIAVGIGIALIVLPLVGAWALGRELLFGVRSQRLVGVLEAEGALPEEVLPTRASGRPLRDAADEDFGRFQAEVEAAPEDWRAWFRLGLAYDASGDRRRARKAIIHAISLERSAH, encoded by the coding sequence GTGAAGGGCCGCACCGCCGCCCTCCTGATGGCGGCCCTGCTCGCGCTGTACATCGTGCTGATCGGCTGGCGCGCCGTGCAGTTCGTCATGACGGGGGAGCCGATCGCGGTCGGCATCGGCATTGCGCTCATCGTGCTGCCGCTCGTCGGGGCGTGGGCGCTCGGCCGCGAGCTGCTGTTCGGCGTCCGCTCACAGCGCCTCGTCGGCGTGTTGGAGGCCGAGGGAGCCCTGCCGGAGGAAGTTCTGCCGACACGGGCCAGCGGACGCCCGCTGCGCGACGCCGCCGACGAGGACTTCGGCCGGTTCCAGGCCGAAGTCGAGGCGGCGCCGGAGGACTGGCGCGCCTGGTTCCGGCTCGGACTCGCCTACGACGCCTCCGGCGACCGCCGCCGCGCCCGCAAGGCCATCATCCACGCGATCTCACTGGAGCGATCCGCCCACTGA
- the dapB gene encoding 4-hydroxy-tetrahydrodipicolinate reductase has protein sequence MTSRIAIIGATGKMGQLAARLVRETEGFELVAELDSSSALEEMLGSGEARTDIAIDFTHPGVSQQVVDFALAHGLSVLVGTSGWSSDAVAALSRTVETLGNGAAVLVVPNFSVGSVLGTALSAIASRFFESIEIIEAHHAAKIDSPSGTAVRTAERIAEARGALGPVLAPHTDQRARGQQVDGIPIHSLRMSGLLARQEVILGGVGETLTVRHDTLSPSSYEQGIVLALRALPGLTGVTVGLDSLLGLGMPEATSPIAPAGSAADGAAAASGPAL, from the coding sequence GTGACTTCACGCATTGCCATCATTGGCGCCACCGGCAAAATGGGACAGCTCGCCGCCCGCCTCGTCCGCGAGACAGAGGGCTTCGAGCTCGTCGCCGAACTCGACTCCTCGAGCGCGCTGGAGGAGATGCTCGGCAGCGGCGAGGCCCGCACCGACATCGCCATCGACTTCACCCACCCCGGCGTCAGCCAGCAGGTCGTCGACTTCGCGCTCGCGCACGGCCTGAGCGTGCTCGTCGGCACCTCCGGCTGGTCATCGGATGCCGTCGCAGCACTGTCCCGCACGGTCGAGACCCTCGGCAACGGCGCCGCCGTGCTCGTCGTGCCGAACTTCTCGGTCGGCTCCGTGCTCGGCACCGCCCTCAGCGCCATCGCCTCCCGCTTCTTCGAGTCGATCGAGATCATCGAGGCGCACCACGCGGCCAAGATCGACTCGCCGTCCGGCACCGCGGTGCGCACGGCGGAGCGCATCGCCGAGGCCCGCGGCGCCCTCGGCCCCGTGCTCGCCCCACACACCGACCAGCGCGCCCGCGGCCAGCAAGTCGACGGCATCCCCATCCACAGCCTGCGGATGAGCGGCCTGCTCGCCCGGCAGGAGGTCATCCTGGGCGGCGTGGGGGAGACCCTCACCGTGCGCCACGACACGCTCTCGCCGAGCTCCTACGAGCAGGGCATCGTGCTCGCTCTGCGCGCGCTGCCGGGCCTGACCGGCGTCACGGTCGGCCTCGACTCGCTGCTCGGCCTCGGGATGCCGGAGGCCACGAGCCCCATCGCGCCCGCCGGTTCCGCGGCAGACGGCGCCGCCGCGGCATCCGGACCCGCCCTGTGA